Proteins encoded within one genomic window of Nonomuraea gerenzanensis:
- a CDS encoding agmatinase family protein codes for MANVNQEGAWAQRAEAEISSARHQEEIERALAHGLPGAPTLTDRTIPTFARGELPHFAGERGTFLKCPYVEDVHDVGDAEVAIFGVPLDAGATYRPGTRFGPQGIRRSTNLFGTYSYELGVDLREQLNLVDIGDVFTIPGNLEKSFDQISQAMSHVVQQGVMPVVLGGDHSIGFPTIRGLAAHHGGNVGIIHFDRHVDTQETDLDERMHTTPWFHATNLANAPATNLVQVGIGGWQAPRAGVKVGRERGTTVITVGDVERVGVERVAETALEIAWQNAEAVYLSFDIDVIDAGFVPGTGWPEPGGLLPREALNLVRLVSEPGLAGIEVVECSPPYDWAEQTALLSARVILDSLAVQVRAGKLGRKAATGRRLAWGPMTTS; via the coding sequence ATGGCCAACGTAAATCAGGAAGGCGCCTGGGCCCAGCGGGCGGAGGCGGAAATCTCATCGGCCCGGCACCAGGAGGAGATCGAGCGGGCGTTGGCCCACGGGCTGCCGGGCGCGCCCACGCTGACGGATCGCACGATCCCCACGTTCGCGCGGGGGGAGCTGCCGCACTTCGCGGGTGAGCGCGGCACGTTCCTGAAGTGCCCCTACGTGGAGGACGTGCACGACGTCGGGGACGCCGAGGTGGCGATCTTCGGGGTGCCGCTGGACGCGGGGGCGACCTACCGGCCGGGCACCCGCTTCGGGCCGCAGGGCATCCGGCGCAGCACGAACCTGTTCGGCACCTACAGCTACGAGCTGGGCGTGGACCTGCGCGAGCAGCTCAACCTGGTGGACATCGGGGACGTGTTCACCATCCCCGGCAACCTGGAGAAGTCGTTCGACCAGATCAGCCAGGCGATGAGCCACGTCGTCCAGCAGGGCGTGATGCCGGTGGTGCTGGGGGGTGACCATTCGATCGGGTTCCCGACGATCCGGGGGCTCGCCGCGCATCATGGGGGCAACGTCGGCATCATCCACTTCGACCGCCATGTGGACACCCAGGAGACCGATCTCGACGAGCGCATGCACACCACGCCGTGGTTTCACGCCACCAACCTGGCCAACGCGCCCGCGACCAACCTCGTGCAGGTCGGCATCGGTGGCTGGCAGGCGCCCAGGGCCGGGGTCAAGGTCGGCCGCGAGCGCGGCACCACCGTGATCACGGTGGGCGACGTGGAGCGGGTCGGTGTGGAGCGCGTCGCCGAGACCGCCCTGGAGATCGCCTGGCAGAACGCCGAGGCCGTCTATCTCTCCTTCGACATCGACGTGATCGACGCCGGGTTCGTCCCGGGCACCGGCTGGCCCGAGCCCGGGGGGCTGCTGCCCCGGGAGGCGCTCAACCTGGTGCGGCTGGTGTCCGAGCCGGGGCTGGCCGGCATCGAGGTGGTGGAGTGCTCGCCGCCGTACGACTGGGCGGAGCAGACCGCCCTGCTCAGTGCCCGGGTCATCCTCGACAGCCTGGCCGTGCAGGTCAGGGCGGGGAAGCTGGGCCGGAAGGCGGCCACCGGCCGCCGGCTCGCCTGGGGGCCCATGACCACCTCCTGA
- a CDS encoding cytochrome b/b6 domain-containing protein: MTSTAGSTGRPERLRRFTRPQRLVHRATATLMLLCAGAAAFLYFEPLAQLVGRRHLVVVIHEWSGLLLPVPFLIGLAARSFRADLRRLNRFAPYDREWLRAVRRGTPGPRPAGKFNAGQKIWAGWIAGAVPVMMFTGLLMWFTGALPWISRTSAIFVHDLTALAIAVVVLGHLRLAYRDPMARRGMRTGSVTWSWARKHHPQWAEEQRQAAADPR, from the coding sequence ATGACGTCGACGGCTGGCTCGACCGGGCGGCCTGAGCGGCTGCGGCGCTTCACCCGCCCTCAACGGCTGGTCCACCGCGCCACCGCCACGCTCATGCTGCTGTGCGCGGGGGCGGCGGCCTTCCTCTACTTCGAGCCGCTGGCGCAGCTCGTCGGCCGGCGGCACCTGGTGGTCGTCATCCACGAGTGGTCGGGGCTGCTGCTGCCGGTGCCGTTCCTGATCGGGCTCGCCGCCCGCTCGTTCCGCGCCGACCTGCGCAGGCTCAACCGGTTCGCGCCGTACGACCGGGAGTGGCTGCGCGCCGTCCGCCGGGGCACCCCCGGCCCGCGCCCGGCGGGCAAGTTCAACGCCGGGCAGAAGATCTGGGCCGGCTGGATCGCCGGGGCCGTGCCGGTGATGATGTTCACGGGGCTGCTGATGTGGTTCACCGGGGCTCTGCCGTGGATCTCCCGGACCAGCGCGATCTTCGTGCACGACCTGACGGCGCTGGCGATCGCCGTCGTCGTGCTCGGCCACCTCCGGCTGGCCTACCGCGACCCGATGGCGCGGCGCGGCATGCGTACCGGGTCGGTGACGTGGTCGTGGGCCAGGAAGCACCACCCGCAGTGGGCCGAGGAGCAGCGCCAGGCCGCCGCCGACCCGCGCTGA
- a CDS encoding ABC transporter ATP-binding protein, whose translation MPDEPLELGEIAPSEYHVHHDTMAGVGFLTIARRLPSLIGQAFRLAWRAGPRDTMTTVSLNLLGGIVTAFGLLATTGVLTALFSEGPTPDRVLAALPGLILVGAAAVVRTLLQAGAGWAEARLSPQIERASEERLYALTSRVELVAFDDPEFHDALERARGRGAATASFVVSAAVDVVTSLVGLAAAAGVLGLLHPVLLPLLLLAVLPDAWAAVRSARQRYSTLYGLGPARRRKWILAELLADREPAAEVRAFTMRHFLLRVYDAVARAEQEELLKLVRRQTLTRLAGNALGGLGTALVYLALGVLLAIGAIPLAVAGTAVLAIRSSQGSLSSLMFTTNSLYEQGLYFTDFLRFCDDAESRLIPTRPLPAPEGFDRITATGLTFTYPGSDTPALRGVSVEIKRGEVIAFVGENGSGKTTLAKILAGLYEPDTGTVRWDDTDLRQVSPEALRSRTAVIAQDHTRWPLTARYNITMGTDKGEPALHAAATVAGADEVIADLPHGYRTLLDRRFKDGHELSGGQWQRIAVARGFHRDADLLICDEPTAALDARAEHALFERIRHHADGRTVLLITHRLASVRYADRIYVLDHGLVTEEGDHDTLMALDGLYADLYTLQASAYR comes from the coding sequence ATGCCCGATGAGCCCCTCGAACTCGGCGAGATCGCGCCCTCCGAATACCACGTCCACCACGACACCATGGCCGGCGTCGGCTTCCTGACCATCGCCAGGCGGCTGCCCTCGCTCATCGGCCAGGCCTTCCGCCTGGCCTGGCGGGCCGGCCCGCGCGACACCATGACCACCGTCTCGCTCAACCTGCTCGGCGGGATCGTCACCGCGTTCGGCCTGCTGGCCACCACCGGCGTGCTCACCGCCCTGTTCAGCGAGGGGCCGACCCCCGACCGGGTGCTCGCGGCGCTGCCCGGCCTGATCCTGGTCGGCGCCGCCGCCGTCGTCCGCACGCTGCTGCAGGCGGGCGCGGGCTGGGCGGAGGCGCGGCTGAGCCCGCAGATCGAGCGCGCCTCCGAGGAGCGGCTCTACGCCCTGACCAGCCGGGTCGAGCTGGTCGCCTTCGACGACCCCGAGTTCCACGACGCCCTCGAACGAGCCAGGGGCCGCGGCGCGGCCACCGCGAGCTTCGTGGTGTCGGCGGCCGTGGACGTGGTCACCTCCCTCGTCGGCCTCGCGGCGGCGGCCGGCGTGCTCGGCCTGCTGCACCCGGTGCTGCTCCCGCTGCTCCTGCTGGCCGTGCTGCCCGACGCGTGGGCCGCGGTCCGCAGCGCGCGCCAGCGCTACTCGACCCTGTACGGGCTCGGCCCGGCCCGCCGCCGCAAGTGGATCCTCGCCGAGCTGCTGGCCGATCGCGAGCCCGCCGCCGAGGTCCGCGCGTTCACCATGCGGCACTTCCTGCTGCGCGTGTACGACGCGGTGGCGCGGGCCGAGCAGGAGGAGCTGCTCAAGCTGGTCAGGCGGCAGACGCTCACGCGGCTCGCCGGCAACGCGCTCGGCGGCCTCGGCACCGCCCTGGTCTACCTCGCGCTGGGCGTGCTGCTGGCGATCGGCGCCATCCCGCTGGCCGTGGCGGGCACCGCCGTCCTGGCCATCCGCTCCAGCCAGGGCTCACTGTCCAGCCTGATGTTCACCACCAACTCCCTGTACGAGCAGGGGCTCTACTTCACCGACTTCCTGCGGTTCTGCGACGACGCCGAGAGCCGGCTGATCCCGACCCGCCCGCTGCCCGCGCCGGAGGGCTTCGACCGCATCACCGCGACCGGCCTGACCTTCACCTACCCCGGCTCCGACACCCCGGCCCTGCGCGGGGTGTCCGTCGAGATCAAGCGAGGCGAGGTGATCGCGTTCGTGGGCGAGAACGGCTCAGGCAAGACCACTCTGGCCAAGATCCTGGCCGGCCTGTACGAGCCCGACACCGGCACCGTCCGCTGGGACGACACCGACCTGCGCCAGGTCAGCCCCGAAGCGCTGCGCTCCCGCACCGCCGTCATCGCCCAGGACCACACCCGCTGGCCGCTGACCGCCCGCTACAACATCACCATGGGCACCGACAAGGGCGAGCCCGCCCTGCACGCCGCCGCCACCGTGGCCGGCGCCGACGAGGTCATCGCCGATCTGCCGCACGGCTACCGCACCCTGCTGGATCGCCGCTTCAAGGACGGTCACGAGCTGTCCGGCGGCCAGTGGCAGCGCATCGCCGTCGCCCGCGGCTTCCACCGCGACGCCGACCTGCTCATCTGCGACGAGCCCACCGCCGCCCTCGACGCCCGCGCCGAACACGCCCTGTTCGAACGCATCCGCCACCACGCCGACGGCCGCACCGTCCTGCTCATCACCCACCGCCTGGCCAGCGTCCGCTACGCCGACCGCATCTACGTGCTCGACCACGGCCTGGTCACCGAGGAAGGCGACCACGACACCCTGATGGCCCTCGACGGCCTCTACGCCGACCTCTACACCTTGCAGGCCAGCGCCTACCGCTGA
- a CDS encoding methyltransferase domain-containing protein — MMPEQDDAQQRTWAIGDYRSVGARFLLAAELLCETARLRAGEEHLDVATGTGNVALAGARRAARVTAIDLEPELLAHAARRAEAEGLAVDFRHGDAEALPVPDHAYDLVTSTFGVMFARDQERAAAELVRVTRPGGRIALACWTPSGYMGRMLALNTAYVPPAPGARPESRWGTAEGLRELFGPGAEIESATRELWWRFPSPDEHVRAWCATYGPTVVTLGALDEAGRRALVSDLTELVHELNADGDTLLMPLEYLEIVIRP; from the coding sequence ATGATGCCGGAGCAGGACGACGCGCAGCAGCGGACGTGGGCGATCGGTGACTACCGCTCCGTGGGCGCCCGGTTCCTCCTGGCCGCCGAGCTGCTGTGCGAGACGGCGCGGCTACGGGCCGGTGAGGAGCACCTGGACGTCGCCACCGGCACCGGGAACGTGGCTCTGGCCGGTGCCCGCAGGGCCGCCCGGGTCACCGCCATCGACCTGGAGCCCGAGCTGCTGGCCCACGCCGCCCGCAGGGCCGAGGCGGAAGGGCTGGCGGTGGACTTCCGGCACGGTGACGCCGAGGCGCTGCCGGTGCCCGACCACGCCTACGACCTGGTGACCTCGACGTTCGGGGTGATGTTCGCGCGGGACCAGGAGCGGGCCGCCGCCGAGCTGGTACGGGTGACGCGGCCCGGCGGCCGGATCGCGCTGGCGTGCTGGACGCCGTCCGGCTACATGGGCCGGATGCTGGCGCTGAACACCGCGTACGTCCCGCCCGCGCCCGGCGCCAGGCCGGAGAGCCGCTGGGGCACGGCGGAAGGGCTGCGCGAGCTGTTCGGCCCGGGGGCGGAGATCGAGTCGGCGACACGCGAGCTGTGGTGGCGTTTCCCCAGCCCGGACGAGCACGTGCGGGCCTGGTGCGCCACGTACGGACCCACGGTGGTGACGCTCGGCGCCCTGGACGAGGCGGGCAGGCGGGCCCTCGTCTCCGACCTGACCGAGCTGGTCCACGAGCTGAACGCCGACGGCGACACCCTGCTCATGCCCCTGGAGTACCTGGAGATCGTCATCCGTCCCTGA
- a CDS encoding molybdopterin-dependent oxidoreductase has product MVDRRRPAEEGTPIARRVMLGTLAAGVLGLATAPFLRSGWDRAVSAASANDPTGLTGLLPSTDGFRYFSVAGSVPEKTAADYRLEIGGLVDRPITYTLDELRAMPQTRVVGDVECTDGWRVPGTPFTGVSLAHLLDLAGVRPEGKAVRFTCFDGVYTESLTLGQARRSDVVIALDMQDKPLTHERGGPVRLYVAPMYFYKSAKWLSGISVTEQVVPGYWEEYGYDVDGWLDRAA; this is encoded by the coding sequence ATGGTTGACCGGCGACGTCCTGCGGAGGAGGGCACGCCCATCGCGCGCCGCGTGATGCTCGGGACACTCGCGGCGGGCGTGCTGGGCCTGGCCACCGCGCCGTTCCTGCGTAGCGGCTGGGACCGGGCGGTCAGCGCCGCCAGCGCGAACGACCCCACCGGCCTGACCGGGCTGCTGCCCAGCACCGACGGCTTCCGCTACTTCAGCGTGGCGGGCTCGGTGCCGGAGAAGACCGCGGCCGACTACCGGCTGGAGATCGGCGGGCTCGTCGATCGGCCGATCACGTACACGCTGGACGAGCTGCGCGCCATGCCCCAGACCCGGGTCGTGGGCGACGTCGAGTGCACGGACGGCTGGCGGGTGCCGGGCACTCCCTTCACCGGGGTGTCGCTCGCGCACCTGCTCGACCTGGCCGGCGTGCGCCCCGAGGGCAAGGCGGTCCGCTTCACCTGCTTCGACGGCGTCTACACCGAGAGCCTCACGCTCGGCCAGGCCCGCCGCTCCGACGTGGTGATCGCCCTGGACATGCAGGACAAGCCGCTCACCCACGAGCGCGGCGGCCCCGTGCGGCTCTACGTCGCCCCGATGTACTTCTACAAGTCCGCCAAGTGGTTGTCCGGCATCTCCGTCACCGAGCAGGTCGTCCCGGGATATTGGGAGGAGTACGGCTATGACGTCGACGGCTGGCTCGACCGGGCGGCCTGA
- a CDS encoding WD40 repeat domain-containing protein yields the protein MAGAALVLAAAAVLTYLGLTSSRDRSAGGGGAPFRPTTTITGLNGPLDAMTFSQGGKLLITVGHDDHQVRRWNVVTGEEMSAFTLKFSGDGTLLATSGSYYDTTRLWDVAEGRSRPNLPMESGNLVGASAFSPDGARLATVRGTDPGNRVQVWEVADGKNLGTLSSAGRTFSALGFAPDGRVLAAGAGPEAGSDGVLVRDVLNGELEAVFPGHTGPLLLTFSQDGRTLAAAGADGTVRLWPIT from the coding sequence GTGGCGGGCGCCGCGCTGGTGCTGGCCGCAGCCGCCGTGCTCACGTATCTGGGCCTCACCTCCTCCCGGGACAGAAGCGCCGGTGGCGGCGGCGCCCCTTTCCGGCCCACGACGACCATCACCGGCCTCAACGGCCCCCTCGACGCGATGACGTTCAGCCAGGGCGGCAAGCTCCTCATCACCGTGGGCCACGACGACCACCAGGTCCGGCGCTGGAACGTGGTCACGGGCGAGGAGATGAGCGCCTTCACTCTCAAGTTCAGCGGTGACGGCACACTCCTGGCCACCAGCGGCTCCTACTACGACACCACGCGGCTGTGGGACGTGGCAGAAGGCCGGAGCCGGCCCAACCTCCCCATGGAGAGCGGCAATCTCGTGGGCGCATCGGCTTTCAGCCCCGACGGCGCGAGGCTGGCCACCGTCCGGGGCACGGATCCCGGCAACCGGGTGCAGGTGTGGGAGGTGGCCGACGGCAAGAACCTCGGCACGCTGTCGAGCGCCGGCAGGACCTTCAGCGCGCTGGGTTTCGCCCCGGACGGCCGGGTGCTCGCCGCAGGCGCCGGCCCGGAGGCCGGATCGGACGGTGTCCTGGTCCGCGACGTGCTCAACGGCGAGCTCGAAGCCGTCTTCCCCGGCCACACCGGCCCCCTGCTCCTCACGTTCAGCCAGGACGGAAGAACCCTCGCGGCGGCCGGCGCCGACGGCACCGTCCGTCTGTGGCCCATCACCTGA
- a CDS encoding ABC-F family ATP-binding cassette domain-containing protein — protein MVIDTLLAHELVRTLGTRRVLDGVSLTAAPGHRIGLIGENGAGKSTLLRLLAGTDEPDSGTVVRPADLGFLHQELPFAADATIADVLGDALREARTDLAELDRLAAALAAEPDDAALLDAYGARLDQAQLHEAWDADRRAGIILDRLGLGGVPRTRAIASLSGGQRGRLALAALLIRRPAALLLDEPTNHLDDDAAAFVEEQLRGMTGVVVVASHDRAFLDAVCTDLIDLDPALGGPVRYGGAYSAYLAEKRAERERWERRHAEEQEELGELRRSVAVTARNVALDGLRRDNEKMGYGHRAGRVQQQISRRVRNAARRLAELEREQVPAPPPPLRFHPRPLTGTAAADADADVGEPWLSLRDVRVPGRLVLDHLDLKPGDRLLVTGPNGAGKSTLLAVLAGRQAAEGRLRRRPGLTTGLLAQDTVFDRPERTVRETYERTLGQERAEAVPLRSLGLLGERDLDLRVGELSVGQRRRLALALLVADPPELLLLDEPTNHLSPRLADELEEALGTDGPGAIVVASHDRWLRARWQGSLLRLG, from the coding sequence ATGGTCATCGACACCCTGCTCGCGCACGAGCTCGTACGGACGCTGGGCACGCGGCGCGTGCTCGACGGCGTCTCACTCACCGCCGCCCCCGGTCACCGGATCGGGCTCATCGGTGAGAACGGCGCAGGCAAGTCCACCCTGCTGCGGCTGCTCGCCGGCACGGACGAACCGGACTCCGGCACCGTCGTACGGCCCGCCGACCTGGGCTTCCTGCACCAGGAGCTGCCCTTCGCCGCCGACGCCACGATCGCCGACGTGCTCGGCGACGCGCTGCGCGAGGCCCGTACGGACCTGGCCGAGCTGGACCGGCTCGCCGCCGCGCTGGCCGCCGAGCCCGACGACGCCGCCCTGCTCGACGCGTACGGAGCCCGGCTCGACCAGGCGCAGCTGCACGAGGCCTGGGACGCCGACCGGCGCGCCGGGATCATCCTCGACCGGCTCGGCCTGGGCGGCGTGCCGCGCACCCGCGCCATCGCCTCGCTGTCGGGCGGGCAGCGTGGCCGGCTCGCCCTGGCGGCGCTGCTCATCAGGCGCCCCGCCGCGCTGCTGCTGGACGAGCCCACCAACCACCTGGACGACGACGCCGCCGCGTTCGTGGAGGAGCAACTGCGCGGCATGACGGGGGTGGTCGTCGTGGCCAGCCACGACCGGGCGTTCCTGGACGCGGTCTGCACGGACCTGATCGACCTCGACCCGGCGCTCGGCGGGCCCGTCCGGTACGGCGGGGCGTACAGCGCCTACCTGGCCGAGAAGCGCGCCGAGCGCGAGCGCTGGGAGCGGCGTCACGCCGAGGAGCAGGAGGAGCTCGGCGAGCTGCGCCGCTCCGTCGCGGTCACGGCGCGCAACGTGGCGCTGGACGGGCTGCGCCGCGACAACGAGAAGATGGGCTACGGGCACCGGGCCGGGCGCGTGCAGCAGCAGATCTCCCGCCGCGTGCGCAACGCCGCCCGACGGCTCGCCGAGCTGGAACGCGAGCAGGTGCCCGCCCCGCCACCCCCGCTCCGCTTCCACCCCCGCCCCCTGACCGGTACTGCCGCTGCCGACGCCGATGCCGACGTCGGCGAGCCCTGGTTGTCCCTGCGTGACGTACGGGTGCCGGGACGGCTCGTGCTCGACCACCTCGACCTCAAGCCGGGCGACCGGCTGCTCGTCACCGGCCCGAACGGCGCCGGCAAGTCCACGCTCCTGGCGGTGCTGGCCGGACGCCAGGCGGCCGAGGGGCGACTGCGGCGGCGGCCCGGGCTGACCACCGGCCTGCTGGCCCAGGACACCGTGTTCGACCGGCCGGAACGCACGGTGCGGGAGACCTACGAACGGACGCTCGGCCAGGAGCGCGCCGAGGCCGTGCCGCTGCGCTCGCTCGGCCTGCTGGGCGAGCGCGACCTGGACCTGAGGGTAGGGGAGCTGTCGGTGGGCCAGCGCCGCCGGCTCGCGCTGGCCCTGCTGGTGGCCGACCCGCCCGAGCTGCTCCTGCTCGACGAGCCCACCAACCACCTCTCGCCCCGCCTGGCCGACGAGCTGGAGGAGGCCCTGGGGACGGACGGGCCCGGCGCGATCGTGGTGGCCAGTCACGACCGGTGGCTGCGCGCCCGCTGGCAGGGCTCCCTCCTGCGGCTCGGCTGA
- a CDS encoding DUF7144 family membrane protein, which translates to MTYHHAHRQVTGWVGWIWFGGMMMVLAGLFNIITGLAAVFADRIYVQTPNRLLLFDVTTWGWLHLALGVLLLATGIAISVGQAWARMVGVVLVMLNALTQLTWIAVNPWWSLAVIAVDVLVLYALIVHGREAKVD; encoded by the coding sequence ATGACCTACCACCATGCGCATCGCCAGGTGACCGGCTGGGTCGGCTGGATCTGGTTCGGCGGCATGATGATGGTCCTGGCCGGGCTGTTCAACATCATCACCGGTCTCGCCGCCGTCTTCGCCGACCGGATCTACGTACAGACGCCCAACCGCCTGCTGCTCTTCGACGTCACCACCTGGGGCTGGTTGCATCTCGCCCTCGGCGTCCTGCTCCTGGCCACGGGCATCGCCATCAGCGTCGGGCAGGCCTGGGCCAGGATGGTCGGCGTCGTCCTGGTCATGCTGAACGCCCTGACCCAGCTGACCTGGATCGCCGTGAACCCCTGGTGGTCGCTCGCCGTCATCGCGGTGGACGTCCTCGTCCTGTACGCGCTCATCGTCCACGGCCGGGAGGCCAAGGTGGACTGA
- a CDS encoding sodium:solute symporter family protein — MIILGVTLAIIAMIVVGLLVARRVAGDSRNFLVAGRTLALPVVAATLMGQAVDTNATLGATDLAATLGFWAGAGLPVGLALCLLLTGLFFARPMNRMGLTTLPDYFRLRYSRAVEVAAALLMIAAFAILVAGNLVAGGFLFERFLGTSYTGGILIIVAVVLIYTLAGGLLSDAYTSIVQMLITAAAAFALLFWVALTYGLSAAPGTGPLDLEQLSDPAQGAVVNWATLVALGVGDIVAIDFMQRIFAARSPDVARRACFIAAAGTTVIGVPFALAAVSTGQGLLTLLDEAAPAGLSVLVLAGIVSASLSTADGAILGTAAVAVRNVGSARRVHHPGRPDPLLRATRWAMPPVVGGAVLLALRVPQTGVLLTLAFDLMLACLVVPFVLGFWWRRGGAPAAMAALTVGLVVRLALFVITPTMYGAPNTLLYLPNTLVDATFDGWPTFIALGASLIAYLSVALLTAPAGVAGRELRVEESAPVRDG; from the coding sequence ATGATCATTCTGGGTGTCACGCTCGCCATCATCGCCATGATCGTCGTCGGGCTGCTGGTGGCTCGCCGCGTCGCAGGCGACAGCAGGAACTTCCTGGTCGCAGGTCGTACCCTGGCTTTGCCCGTGGTCGCCGCCACCCTCATGGGCCAGGCCGTCGACACCAACGCCACCCTGGGCGCCACCGACCTGGCGGCCACCCTCGGCTTCTGGGCGGGCGCCGGGCTGCCTGTGGGCCTGGCCCTGTGCCTGCTGCTCACCGGCCTGTTCTTCGCCCGGCCGATGAACCGCATGGGGCTGACCACGCTGCCCGACTACTTCCGGCTGCGCTACAGCAGGGCCGTCGAGGTCGCCGCCGCCCTCCTGATGATCGCCGCGTTCGCCATCCTGGTCGCGGGGAACCTGGTGGCGGGCGGTTTCCTGTTCGAGCGGTTCCTCGGCACGTCGTACACCGGGGGCATCCTCATCATCGTCGCGGTCGTGCTGATCTACACGCTCGCCGGCGGGCTGCTCAGCGACGCCTACACCTCGATCGTGCAGATGCTCATCACCGCCGCCGCCGCGTTCGCCCTGCTGTTCTGGGTCGCCTTGACGTACGGGCTGAGCGCCGCGCCCGGCACCGGCCCGCTCGACCTGGAGCAGCTGTCCGACCCGGCACAGGGCGCGGTCGTCAACTGGGCCACGCTCGTCGCGCTCGGCGTCGGCGACATCGTCGCCATCGACTTCATGCAGCGCATCTTCGCCGCCCGCTCCCCCGACGTCGCCCGCCGCGCCTGCTTCATCGCCGCCGCGGGCACCACCGTGATCGGCGTGCCGTTCGCGCTGGCCGCCGTCTCCACCGGCCAGGGCCTGCTGACGCTGCTCGACGAGGCCGCTCCGGCCGGGCTGAGCGTGCTGGTGCTTGCGGGCATCGTCAGCGCGTCGCTGTCCACCGCCGACGGCGCCATCCTGGGCACCGCCGCCGTCGCCGTGCGCAACGTGGGCTCGGCCCGCCGCGTCCACCATCCGGGCCGGCCCGACCCGCTGCTGCGCGCCACGCGCTGGGCGATGCCGCCCGTGGTCGGCGGCGCGGTGCTGCTGGCCCTGCGGGTGCCACAGACCGGGGTGCTGCTCACACTGGCCTTCGACCTGATGCTGGCCTGCCTGGTCGTGCCGTTCGTGCTCGGCTTCTGGTGGCGGCGCGGCGGCGCGCCCGCCGCCATGGCCGCGCTGACGGTGGGCCTGGTCGTACGGCTGGCGCTGTTCGTGATCACGCCCACCATGTACGGCGCGCCCAACACCCTGCTCTACCTGCCGAACACGCTGGTCGACGCGACCTTCGACGGCTGGCCGACGTTCATCGCGCTGGGCGCGTCCCTCATCGCCTACCTAAGCGTCGCGCTGCTCACCGCCCCGGCCGGGGTCGCCGGCCGGGAGCTGCGCGTGGAGGAGTCCGCGCCCGTCAGGGACGGATGA